Proteins encoded within one genomic window of Flavobacterium oreochromis:
- a CDS encoding YraN family protein, whose translation MAEHNDLGKQGEQIAVDYLLKNGYEILEQNYQARKGEIDIIARKEDWLIVIEVKTRTSVEYGNPEDFVNKKKIKLLVKAIDEYVEKTNLDLEIRFDIISVIKKNENNTIEHLVDAFYYF comes from the coding sequence ATGGCAGAACATAACGATTTAGGAAAACAAGGAGAACAAATAGCAGTAGACTATTTATTGAAAAATGGGTATGAAATTTTAGAACAAAATTATCAAGCTAGAAAAGGAGAAATAGATATCATTGCTCGTAAAGAAGATTGGCTAATTGTAATTGAAGTCAAAACTAGAACTTCTGTTGAATATGGTAACCCTGAAGATTTTGTTAATAAAAAGAAAATAAAATTACTGGTAAAAGCAATAGATGAATATGTAGAAAAAACAAATCTAGATCTTGAAATCCGTTTTGATATTATATCCGTAATAAAAAAAAATGAAAATAACACAATAGAACACTTAGTTGATGCGTTCTATTATTTTTAA
- a CDS encoding ferritin, whose translation MLQKNIEDALNKQIRIEAESSQVYLSMACWAEIHGFEGIARFMYLQSDEERMHMLKLVKYVNERGGHALITDLKMPKTSFNTFQEMFEELYKHELFVSDSINELVHITFEGKDYATHNFLQWYVAEQIEEEAQAKSILDKINMIGDDKGGLYLFDRDILQITNKNNEVK comes from the coding sequence ATGTTGCAAAAGAATATTGAAGACGCATTAAACAAACAAATTAGAATAGAAGCTGAATCATCACAAGTCTATTTATCTATGGCTTGTTGGGCGGAAATACATGGTTTTGAAGGAATTGCTCGTTTTATGTATTTACAATCTGATGAGGAACGAATGCATATGCTTAAATTAGTAAAATATGTAAATGAAAGAGGTGGACATGCTTTAATAACAGATTTAAAAATGCCGAAAACATCTTTTAATACTTTTCAAGAGATGTTTGAGGAGTTATATAAGCATGAATTATTTGTATCAGATTCTATCAATGAATTAGTTCACATTACTTTTGAAGGAAAAGATTATGCTACGCATAATTTCTTACAATGGTATGTAGCAGAACAAATAGAAGAAGAAGCTCAAGCAAAATCTATCCTAGATAAAATAAACATGATAGGAGATGACAAAGGTGGATTGTATTTATTTGATAGAGATATACTTCAAATAACAAATAAAAATAATGAAGTAAAATAA
- a CDS encoding sensor histidine kinase: MNSLLSRQIDKYLKKEGTELLINQDFINAINDSYNNYDEQLKMSQRAMKISSDELYEVNDKLRLETINLKEINKNLEEIINSMAIKSTLNEIENEKDLVEKLKKQTIEIISINKQREALLKDLEEQNQELNEYAHVVSHDLKAPLRNIHTLVSWFIEDNKDRIGDDCLNSLNSVLVNVEKMDLLIKGILEYSTIDKLETGDRLVDFNILCEEVLKTFHVSLNTKVHLSENLPKIYGNTIRFKQIFQNLIENALNSINKENGTIEIGYENKKEDHLFYVKDNGKGISPIYFDKIFNVFTKLESNNKSSGIGLSIVKKIVQFYNGTIWVESQENEGATFYFTLPKLYGKSK, encoded by the coding sequence ATGAATTCTCTACTGAGTAGACAAATAGATAAATATTTAAAAAAAGAGGGTACGGAGTTATTAATAAATCAGGATTTTATTAATGCCATTAATGACTCATATAATAATTATGATGAGCAATTAAAAATGTCTCAAAGAGCTATGAAAATAAGCTCTGATGAATTATATGAAGTGAATGACAAACTAAGACTTGAAACAATTAATTTAAAAGAGATTAATAAAAACCTTGAAGAGATTATTAATTCAATGGCTATTAAATCTACACTAAACGAAATAGAAAATGAAAAAGACCTTGTAGAAAAATTAAAAAAACAAACGATAGAAATTATTTCAATAAATAAACAAAGAGAAGCCTTATTAAAAGATCTAGAAGAACAAAATCAAGAATTAAATGAGTATGCTCATGTAGTTTCTCATGATCTCAAAGCTCCTTTACGAAATATACATACATTAGTAAGTTGGTTTATTGAAGATAATAAAGACCGTATAGGAGATGATTGCTTAAATTCTCTCAATTCTGTATTAGTTAATGTAGAGAAAATGGACTTGTTAATCAAAGGTATTTTAGAATATTCTACTATTGATAAACTAGAAACGGGTGACAGACTTGTTGATTTTAATATACTCTGTGAAGAAGTTCTAAAAACTTTTCATGTTTCATTGAATACAAAAGTTCATTTATCTGAAAACCTTCCAAAAATATACGGAAATACTATTCGATTCAAACAAATTTTCCAAAATCTCATAGAAAATGCCTTAAATTCAATTAATAAAGAAAACGGTACTATTGAAATAGGTTATGAAAATAAAAAAGAAGATCATTTATTTTATGTAAAAGATAATGGAAAAGGAATTAGTCCAATATATTTTGATAAAATCTTTAATGTTTTTACAAAATTAGAAAGTAACAACAAATCATCAGGTATAGGTTTATCTATCGTTAAAAAAATTGTACAATTTTATAATGGTACAATTTGGGTAGAAAGCCAAGAAAATGAAGGTGCAACATTTTATTTTACTTTACCTAAATTATATGGAAAATCCAAATGA
- a CDS encoding PAS domain S-box protein has protein sequence MNNIQFNFNVEEFNSIFPFHILIDDKLKIISLGKTLNKLLPGIELNTFFVESFNFQRPHFENIDLNNFIQTLDQLVIIHTNNKKVILRGQINQHGKYYLFTGSPWFNSVKEVVDNNLTFQDFAFNDPLIDLLHVLKNQEIQNQELNELVLRINQQQKILEKDKEELQVLSSIARVNLNAVIICDKEGKIEWVNESFEKVTGYNNQEVIGKKPGSFLQGEETNKDTIAYLKKQLTLGEPFNCEILNYTKNKTKYWVRIHGQALKNNDGQIIKFFAIEEDISNEKSYQEALKYEKEKYSSIIANMNLGLLEVDNNDSILFSNQSFLDMSGYTIDELIGKNATQLLANDNSKALLANQNNARKKESPILMKYWLKLKMEMIDIG, from the coding sequence ATGAATAATATTCAATTCAATTTTAACGTAGAGGAGTTTAATTCAATTTTCCCTTTTCACATTTTAATTGATGACAAATTAAAAATCATAAGCTTAGGAAAAACATTAAATAAATTATTACCTGGAATTGAATTAAACACTTTTTTTGTAGAATCATTTAATTTCCAAAGACCCCATTTTGAAAATATTGATCTGAATAATTTTATTCAAACATTAGATCAATTAGTTATAATACACACAAATAACAAAAAGGTAATTCTTAGAGGTCAAATAAACCAACATGGAAAATATTATCTTTTTACAGGTTCTCCGTGGTTTAATTCTGTAAAAGAAGTAGTTGATAACAATCTAACATTTCAGGATTTTGCATTTAATGATCCGTTAATTGATCTATTACATGTTTTAAAAAATCAAGAAATTCAAAATCAAGAATTAAATGAATTAGTACTTAGAATCAATCAACAACAAAAAATACTTGAAAAAGACAAAGAAGAGCTTCAAGTTTTATCTTCTATTGCAAGAGTAAACCTCAACGCTGTTATTATTTGTGATAAAGAAGGAAAAATAGAATGGGTAAATGAGAGTTTTGAAAAAGTTACGGGATATAACAACCAAGAAGTTATTGGAAAAAAACCAGGTTCATTCCTCCAAGGTGAAGAAACAAATAAAGATACTATTGCTTATCTAAAAAAACAATTAACTCTTGGTGAACCATTTAACTGTGAAATATTAAATTACACGAAAAATAAAACAAAATATTGGGTCAGAATTCATGGTCAAGCCCTAAAAAATAACGACGGACAAATTATCAAATTTTTTGCTATAGAAGAAGATATTAGTAATGAAAAATCCTACCAAGAGGCTCTGAAGTATGAAAAAGAAAAATACAGTAGTATAATTGCTAATATGAATTTAGGACTACTTGAAGTAGATAATAACGACAGCATATTATTTTCAAATCAATCATTTCTCGATATGAGTGGTTATACTATAGACGAATTAATAGGTAAAAATGCCACTCAATTACTAGCAAATGACAATAGTAAAGCACTCTTAGCTAATCAAAATAATGCGAGAAAAAAGGAATCTCCGATTCTTATGAAGTACTGGCTAAAACTAAAAATGGAGATGATAGATATTGGGTAA
- the metG gene encoding methionine--tRNA ligase, with translation MITNPKRYTITAALPYTNGPIHIGHLAGVYVPSDIYARYLRLQGKDVAFICGSDEHGVAISMKAKKEGITPQEVIDKYDGIIRKSFQDFGISFDNYSRTSAQIHHETASAFFRKMYEEDKFIEETTDQLFDEQAQQFLADRFVTGTCPKCSNEEAYGDQCEKCGTSLNATDLINPKSTITGSTPILKSTKHWFLPLDQYDTFLKEWIIEGHKNDWKSNVYGQVSSWLNDGLKPRAVTRDLDWGIDVPVEGAEGKKLYVWFDAPIGYISSTKEWAQKQGKDWEPYWKDQDTKLVHFIGKDNIVFHCVIFPAMLKAHGDYILPDNVPANEFLNLEGNKLSTSKNWAVWLHEYLVDFPEKQDVLRYALTANAPETKDNDFTWKDFQARNNSELAAIYGNFINRVVVLTHKYYDGIVPTPNNFTEIDEQVLAELKAYPDVIASSVERYRFREALGELMNVARLGNKYLADEEPWKMIKTDPERVKTQMYVALQIASALAILSEPFLPFTATKLTRILNIEFNNWNLEFDNWNLTKAGHKIGQAEILFAQIEDTDIQKQIDKLEATKTANKAENTLKKPNIMPQKETATFDDFSKIDLRVGTIIEAEKMPKANKLLVLKVDTGIDVRTIVSGIAEHFTPEEVIGKKVTVLVNLAPRALRGVESQGMLLLTQNAEGKLVFVNPEAEGVENGATIA, from the coding sequence ATGATAACGAATCCAAAAAGATATACAATTACAGCCGCTCTACCTTATACTAATGGTCCTATCCATATTGGTCATTTAGCTGGGGTATATGTACCATCTGATATTTACGCTCGCTATTTACGTTTACAAGGTAAAGACGTAGCTTTTATATGTGGGAGTGATGAACACGGTGTAGCCATTTCTATGAAAGCTAAAAAAGAAGGTATTACACCACAAGAAGTAATTGATAAATACGATGGAATTATTCGTAAATCATTTCAAGACTTCGGAATTTCATTTGATAACTATTCACGCACTTCAGCTCAAATACATCATGAAACCGCTTCTGCCTTTTTTAGAAAAATGTACGAAGAAGATAAGTTTATAGAAGAAACTACTGATCAGTTATTTGATGAACAAGCACAACAATTCTTAGCTGATCGTTTTGTTACGGGAACTTGTCCTAAATGTTCAAATGAGGAAGCATATGGTGATCAATGCGAAAAATGTGGAACTTCTTTAAATGCAACGGATTTAATTAATCCGAAATCGACAATTACAGGGAGTACTCCTATTTTAAAATCAACAAAACACTGGTTTTTACCTTTAGACCAATATGATACTTTTTTAAAGGAGTGGATTATTGAAGGACATAAAAATGATTGGAAATCAAATGTATATGGACAAGTAAGCTCATGGTTAAATGATGGATTAAAACCACGTGCTGTAACACGCGATTTAGATTGGGGAATTGATGTTCCTGTAGAAGGAGCTGAAGGAAAAAAATTATATGTTTGGTTTGATGCACCTATTGGTTATATCTCTTCAACTAAAGAATGGGCACAAAAACAAGGTAAAGATTGGGAACCCTATTGGAAAGATCAAGACACTAAATTAGTTCACTTTATTGGAAAAGATAATATTGTTTTCCATTGTGTAATTTTCCCTGCTATGTTAAAAGCTCATGGAGACTATATCTTACCGGATAATGTGCCTGCTAACGAATTTTTAAATTTAGAAGGAAACAAATTGTCTACTTCTAAAAACTGGGCAGTATGGTTACACGAATATTTAGTTGATTTCCCTGAAAAACAAGATGTATTACGTTATGCTCTAACAGCTAACGCACCAGAAACAAAAGATAATGATTTTACTTGGAAAGATTTTCAAGCACGAAATAATAGTGAATTAGCCGCTATTTATGGTAACTTCATTAATCGTGTAGTAGTACTAACACACAAGTATTATGATGGTATTGTTCCAACTCCTAATAATTTCACAGAAATTGACGAACAAGTTTTAGCTGAACTAAAGGCCTATCCAGACGTAATCGCGTCTTCAGTGGAACGTTATAGATTCAGAGAAGCATTAGGTGAACTAATGAATGTAGCTCGTTTAGGAAATAAATACTTAGCAGATGAGGAACCTTGGAAAATGATAAAAACAGATCCAGAACGTGTAAAAACTCAAATGTATGTAGCCTTACAAATTGCATCTGCATTAGCCATTTTGTCTGAACCTTTTTTACCATTTACAGCTACAAAATTAACTAGAATTTTAAATATCGAATTTAATAATTGGAATTTAGAATTTGATAATTGGAACTTAACAAAAGCAGGACATAAAATTGGTCAAGCCGAAATACTTTTTGCTCAAATTGAAGATACTGATATTCAAAAACAAATTGATAAACTAGAAGCTACAAAAACAGCTAATAAGGCTGAAAATACTTTAAAAAAACCAAATATTATGCCACAAAAAGAGACTGCTACTTTTGATGATTTTTCAAAAATTGATTTACGTGTAGGAACAATTATAGAAGCTGAAAAAATGCCTAAAGCAAATAAATTATTAGTACTAAAAGTAGATACAGGTATTGATGTACGTACTATAGTTTCTGGGATTGCAGAACATTTTACTCCAGAAGAGGTAATTGGAAAAAAAGTAACCGTTTTAGTAAATTTAGCCCCAAGAGCTTTACGTGGAGTAGAAAGTCAAGGTATGCTTTTACTCACCCAGAATGCAGAAGGTAAATTGGTTTTTGTGAATCCAGAAGCCGAAGGAGTTGAAAATGGAGCTACTATAGCTTAA
- a CDS encoding sensor histidine kinase, translating to MSDSYEVLAKTKNGDDRYWVISGGPNYDSKGNIIGSIGIHLDITQQKNLELQKERLLLRLKKQNQQLNDYAQIVSHDLKSPLRSIHSLISWIKEDNLKEFSEQTLSYLEMIESKVEKMDHLIQGILTYSKIDTLESVYEEVDTNEIVQNTIQIIHIPENVQVIIASTLPTITADRYRMQQLFQNLISNAVTYIDKPLGKVIVDYEDNHDSHLFSISDNGPGIAPENQEKIFTIFQSFTKHEKSTGIGLSIVKKIIENYKGQIWLESQENIGTTFFIKIPKKIT from the coding sequence ATCTCCGATTCTTATGAAGTACTGGCTAAAACTAAAAATGGAGATGATAGATATTGGGTAATTAGTGGAGGACCTAATTATGACTCAAAAGGAAACATAATTGGTTCAATAGGTATTCATTTAGATATAACTCAACAAAAAAATCTTGAATTACAAAAAGAACGATTACTACTTAGACTAAAAAAACAAAATCAACAACTTAATGACTATGCACAAATAGTTTCACACGATTTAAAATCACCTCTTAGGAGCATTCATTCATTAATTTCTTGGATCAAAGAAGATAATTTAAAAGAATTCAGCGAGCAAACTTTAAGCTATCTTGAAATGATTGAAAGCAAAGTTGAAAAAATGGATCATTTAATACAGGGAATTTTAACCTATTCTAAAATAGATACATTAGAAAGTGTATATGAAGAAGTTGATACAAATGAAATCGTTCAGAATACCATTCAAATAATACATATTCCAGAAAATGTTCAAGTTATAATAGCAAGTACTCTACCAACTATTACAGCTGACAGATATAGAATGCAACAATTATTTCAGAATCTAATTAGTAATGCTGTAACGTATATAGACAAACCTCTAGGAAAAGTAATAGTAGATTATGAAGATAACCATGATAGCCATTTATTTAGTATAAGTGATAATGGACCTGGAATAGCTCCTGAAAATCAAGAAAAAATTTTCACAATATTTCAATCCTTTACAAAACATGAGAAATCTACAGGAATAGGGCTATCTATAGTAAAAAAAATTATTGAAAACTATAAAGGTCAAATATGGCTTGAAAGCCAAGAAAATATAGGCACCACTTTTTTTATTAAAATTCCAAAAAAAATAACATGA
- a CDS encoding FIST signal transduction protein — protein sequence MKIIQAFLEKGLEWNYQTNKQKLNHPLVLVLGNRLLLETPEIIEKVREEFPYEHLVFGSTSGEIIDTKVLDQTVHVTAIEFEKSHFIIKNKNIQDYNLDAYLLGKELSNKIPKEGLKHILVISEGSFVNGSSLIAGIESVISNIPISGGICGDDDKFQKTLASYKENPKTGEVILIGLYGETLDISVASYGGWITFGPERLITKSTANILYEIDDKPALELYRKYLGDKANELPKASLLYPLYVKAENKEKAVVRTVLSINEDNNSMTLAGDVPINSKVQLMMTSVDGLSEGALKAAQEAMKNRINKPEFALLVSCIGRKLVMDQRVEEEIEEVKKTIGNQTFISGFYSYGEIAPFGKNSNCELHNQTMTLTLISE from the coding sequence ATGAAAATAATACAAGCATTTCTAGAAAAAGGCCTTGAATGGAATTATCAAACGAATAAACAAAAATTAAATCATCCTTTAGTTTTGGTTTTGGGTAATAGGCTGTTACTAGAAACTCCTGAAATTATTGAAAAAGTTAGAGAAGAATTTCCTTACGAACATTTAGTTTTTGGATCAACTTCTGGTGAAATTATTGATACTAAAGTTCTTGACCAAACAGTTCATGTAACAGCTATAGAATTTGAAAAATCCCATTTTATCATAAAAAATAAAAACATTCAAGATTATAATTTAGATGCTTATCTTCTTGGAAAAGAACTATCTAATAAAATACCAAAAGAAGGTCTTAAACACATACTAGTTATTTCGGAAGGTAGTTTCGTTAATGGTAGCTCATTGATAGCAGGTATTGAATCTGTAATATCTAATATTCCAATCTCAGGAGGTATTTGTGGTGATGATGATAAATTTCAAAAAACTCTAGCTTCTTATAAAGAAAACCCTAAAACAGGAGAAGTTATTTTAATTGGATTATACGGAGAAACATTAGATATATCAGTAGCTAGTTATGGAGGCTGGATTACATTTGGTCCTGAAAGATTAATTACAAAATCAACAGCTAACATATTGTATGAAATAGATGACAAACCAGCTCTAGAACTTTATAGAAAATATCTAGGAGACAAAGCTAATGAATTACCTAAAGCATCACTTTTATATCCATTATATGTAAAAGCAGAGAACAAAGAAAAAGCCGTAGTAAGAACGGTACTGAGTATAAATGAAGATAATAATTCTATGACTCTTGCTGGTGATGTACCAATTAACTCTAAAGTCCAATTAATGATGACATCAGTAGATGGACTTTCTGAAGGAGCTCTAAAAGCCGCGCAAGAAGCAATGAAAAATAGGATTAATAAACCAGAATTTGCTCTACTAGTAAGCTGTATTGGTAGAAAATTAGTAATGGATCAAAGAGTCGAAGAAGAAATTGAAGAAGTAAAAAAAACAATTGGAAATCAAACATTTATAAGTGGTTTTTATTCTTATGGAGAAATAGCTCCTTTTGGGAAAAACTCAAACTGTGAGCTGCACAATCAAACAATGACTTTAACTTTAATAAGTGAATAA
- a CDS encoding chloramphenicol acetyltransferase, translated as MKTKINIENWNRKEHFDFFSQMEEPFHGITVTIDCTLAYQKAKEQGISFFIYYLHKTLKTVNAIENFRYRIIDKELYCYDKINASTTVIRSDKTFGFSLIEFKEDIHVFNEMAQKEIERIQNTSGLFTRDFSETNLIHFSALPWINFTSLSHARGFSYPDSCPKISFGKLIDQDNKKTMPLSIHVHHGLIDGYHVGLFLEKFEEYMNN; from the coding sequence ATGAAAACTAAAATAAATATCGAAAATTGGAATAGAAAAGAACATTTTGATTTTTTTTCACAAATGGAAGAGCCTTTTCATGGTATAACTGTTACCATTGATTGCACTTTAGCGTATCAAAAAGCAAAAGAACAAGGTATTTCATTCTTCATATATTATCTACATAAAACACTTAAAACTGTTAACGCGATTGAAAACTTCAGGTATCGCATAATAGATAAAGAACTTTATTGTTATGATAAAATTAATGCTTCTACTACCGTAATACGTTCTGATAAAACATTTGGATTTTCATTGATAGAATTCAAAGAAGATATACACGTTTTTAATGAAATGGCTCAAAAAGAAATAGAAAGAATTCAAAATACTTCTGGTCTTTTTACACGCGATTTTTCAGAAACGAATTTAATCCACTTTTCTGCTCTTCCTTGGATTAATTTTACTTCGCTATCTCATGCAAGAGGTTTTTCCTATCCAGATAGCTGTCCTAAAATTTCCTTTGGAAAATTAATAGATCAAGACAATAAAAAAACAATGCCTTTATCTATTCATGTTCATCATGGATTAATAGATGGTTATCACGTAGGGTTATTCCTAGAAAAATTTGAAGAATATATGAATAATTAA
- a CDS encoding HAD family hydrolase, translating into MTPKIIAFDADDTLWHNESYFDEAQEKFCALFHGYASHQEILQLILNHQIKNLPLYGFGIKAFTLSMIECALQLTQNQISGNAINKILQIGKDLLLKPVELIPEVEEVLKELKNKYKLIVATKGDLKDQHRKLHDSGLGHFFHHIEVMTDKTELDYSKMLGRLDVNPQNFIMIGNSLKSDVLPVLNIGGHGIHIPYHTTWAYEKIDFEIKHENFRSINSIKELLLLL; encoded by the coding sequence ATGACACCTAAAATAATAGCTTTTGATGCAGATGATACTTTATGGCATAACGAATCCTATTTTGATGAAGCGCAAGAAAAATTTTGTGCTCTATTTCATGGTTATGCCTCACATCAAGAAATTCTACAACTAATATTAAATCATCAGATTAAAAATTTGCCTTTATATGGTTTTGGTATAAAAGCTTTTACACTCTCTATGATAGAATGTGCATTACAATTAACTCAAAACCAAATATCTGGAAACGCTATTAATAAAATCTTACAAATAGGAAAAGATTTATTATTAAAACCAGTAGAATTAATTCCCGAAGTAGAAGAAGTCCTTAAAGAATTAAAAAATAAATATAAGTTAATTGTAGCTACAAAAGGAGATTTAAAAGATCAACATAGAAAATTACATGATTCAGGATTAGGCCATTTTTTTCATCATATTGAAGTAATGACTGATAAAACTGAACTAGACTATAGCAAAATGTTAGGAAGATTAGATGTAAATCCACAAAATTTTATAATGATTGGTAATTCTTTAAAATCGGATGTACTACCTGTCTTAAACATAGGAGGTCACGGTATACATATCCCCTATCATACTACTTGGGCTTACGAAAAGATAGATTTTGAAATTAAACATGAAAATTTCAGGTCTATCAACTCTATTAAAGAGCTCCTCCTTTTACTATAA
- a CDS encoding heme NO-binding domain-containing protein, translating into MYGIVNKAIQDLIISNFGEEKWNEIRNKSGIDHDFFISGQSYDDDVTYKLANTTAQELNATVDEIFVTFGEWWILKTTQEKYHGLMESGGTSLKDFLINLPLFHNRVMLIYPNLTPPEFKVSDISEKSLNLHYFSVREGLQAFVKGLIQGLSILFKTPVKIKIIKSRNKGDTHEIFNISW; encoded by the coding sequence ATGTATGGAATTGTAAACAAGGCTATTCAAGATTTAATTATATCAAATTTTGGAGAAGAAAAATGGAATGAAATCCGAAATAAAAGCGGTATTGATCATGATTTTTTTATAAGTGGACAGTCCTATGACGATGATGTAACATACAAATTAGCCAATACAACTGCTCAGGAATTAAATGCAACAGTTGATGAAATTTTTGTAACTTTTGGAGAATGGTGGATTTTAAAAACAACTCAGGAAAAATACCATGGACTAATGGAATCTGGCGGTACTTCATTAAAAGATTTTTTAATTAATTTACCCTTATTTCATAATAGGGTGATGCTTATTTATCCTAATTTAACTCCTCCTGAGTTTAAAGTTTCTGATATTTCAGAAAAAAGTCTTAACTTACACTACTTCTCCGTAAGAGAAGGTTTACAAGCTTTTGTAAAAGGTTTAATTCAAGGATTAAGTATTTTATTTAAAACTCCTGTCAAAATTAAAATTATCAAAAGCCGTAATAAAGGAGATACTCACGAGATTTTTAATATAAGTTGGTAG
- a CDS encoding S66 peptidase family protein: MKFYLLFILTFCYSYSQKKMIIPPYLKKGDTVAIVATARKNVDDNLKPAIELLKSWGLEVKIGNTIGLDLNQLAGTDEERAKDFQEQLDNPNVKMIWCVRGGYGTVRMVDLLDFTQFKKNPKWIVGFSDVTVLHSHLNTMGYQSIHGIMPVTVAKATKEAKESTRVALFGDEQLEYEILPHPMNRLGKAKGELVGGNLSILYSLFGSPSAIDCTDKILFIEDLDEYLYHIDRMMMNLKRNGCLESIKGILVGGMTKMKDNEIPWGKDALQIVDDVTKKYDIPIIFEFPAGHIRDNRALTLGAQITLDVNSECSKVIFER, translated from the coding sequence ATGAAATTTTATCTTTTATTTATTTTAACCTTTTGTTATTCTTATTCACAAAAAAAAATGATTATACCGCCGTATTTAAAGAAAGGAGATACTGTGGCTATTGTAGCTACAGCTCGTAAAAATGTAGATGATAATTTAAAACCAGCCATAGAATTATTAAAGAGTTGGGGATTAGAAGTGAAAATTGGTAATACAATTGGTTTAGATTTAAATCAATTAGCAGGAACTGATGAGGAACGTGCAAAGGATTTCCAAGAGCAGCTAGACAATCCTAATGTTAAAATGATTTGGTGTGTACGTGGAGGTTATGGAACAGTACGTATGGTTGATTTATTGGATTTTACTCAGTTTAAAAAAAATCCAAAATGGATTGTAGGTTTTAGTGATGTAACCGTTTTACATAGTCATTTAAACACAATGGGTTATCAATCTATTCATGGAATAATGCCCGTTACAGTAGCTAAAGCAACTAAAGAAGCAAAAGAATCTACACGAGTAGCATTATTTGGTGACGAACAATTAGAATATGAAATTTTACCACATCCTATGAATCGTTTAGGAAAAGCAAAAGGTGAGTTAGTAGGAGGTAATTTATCTATTTTGTATAGTTTATTTGGTTCACCATCTGCCATTGATTGTACAGATAAAATTCTATTTATAGAAGATTTAGATGAGTATTTATATCATATTGACAGAATGATGATGAATTTAAAACGAAACGGTTGTTTAGAAAGTATTAAAGGGATTTTAGTAGGAGGAATGACAAAAATGAAAGATAATGAAATTCCTTGGGGCAAAGATGCCCTTCAAATTGTAGATGATGTAACTAAAAAATATGACATACCAATTATTTTTGAATTTCCAGCAGGACATATTCGAGATAATAGAGCTTTAACCTTGGGAGCCCAGATTACTTTAGATGTAAATTCAGAATGTTCTAAGGTTATTTTTGAACGATAA
- a CDS encoding response regulator, with protein sequence MKKLLNILLLEDDKIEVMKFNRVIKSLNLIHKVIEANNGVEALDILKNKEVLPDIIVLDLNMPKLNGIEFLKILKEDERLRYIPSIILSTSSNHKDLLECYKIGIAGYIIKPLKYEEYVEKVQSLFEYWSLNELILH encoded by the coding sequence ATGAAAAAATTGCTAAACATTCTTCTTTTAGAAGATGATAAAATTGAGGTTATGAAATTTAATAGAGTAATTAAATCTTTAAATCTAATTCATAAAGTTATTGAAGCAAATAATGGTGTTGAAGCGTTAGACATCTTAAAAAATAAAGAAGTTTTACCAGATATAATTGTATTAGATTTAAATATGCCAAAATTAAACGGAATAGAATTTCTAAAAATATTAAAAGAAGATGAAAGATTAAGGTATATCCCTTCAATAATACTCTCTACATCTAGTAACCACAAAGATTTGTTGGAATGCTACAAGATTGGAATAGCAGGCTATATCATTAAGCCTCTAAAATATGAAGAATATGTTGAAAAGGTTCAATCTCTTTTTGAGTATTGGAGTCTCAATGAATTAATTTTACACTAA